A genomic region of Rhodohalobacter sp. 614A contains the following coding sequences:
- a CDS encoding SusC/RagA family TonB-linked outer membrane protein: MNGIKLHLNTFIISEKLNQTASDLKIRQVLKNAFHVILVLAFLFGFGLSSLSAQNRVEVTGTITDATDGSPLPGASIIVLNSEEETGSTIGTTSGIDGTFSLRVPENLNTLTFSFIGYVTQEVTIDGRTEVNVQLEPDIATLDDIVVVGYGSQRQREATGSVVSISEADFNQGVISTPEQLLQGRTAGVQITTASGEPGAGSSIRIRGTSSVRSGNQPLFVVDGVPLGGGETTPGGTNIGAGGQSARNPLSFLNPNDIESISILKDASAAAIYGARGANGVVLITTKTAAAGEPTLTVSSTTSISSVRKKLDLLSADEYVSAAERSGADPAVVEFGGATDWQDEIFRTGVSQDYYMGYGNGTETGSYRLSLGYADQQSIVESAAQERLTARVNATQRFLDDVIVLDMNLTGTRLNDVYAPVGTDVGFEGNLIGAALQANPTRPVYNSDGTYFQSSDFRNPVAMLEYIDNKSETSQILANLAATVNLTDWLAYKLNFGYENSDAVRRIGVSPQLAFPAIQESDGRAVIDNLYVNTQLIEHTLNLNRPMLGGNVEALAGFSYQRFERRGDWLQAEYFTTEEIPFVDNVDGVNNDGSNKAFQASSFRSVEELQSYFGRVGYNYDDRYMLTANLRVDGSTKFGKNNKYGVFPSLSGAWRISSEEFFEPLSDTFSDLKLRVGYGITGNQEFPGRVSLAIFEANNDGSITQVNNPNPDIQWEETAQLSVGVDFEIFQGRFGGSIDYFNKQTENLIIRQDYAQPAAVDYQWVNLDGTVLNEGWEFSVNAYAIDKANFTWQIDYNMSFLKNEVQNLSTFVNTGQIHGQGLTGAYAQRIAEGQPLFSFYMREFEGFDENGLGIYGNNEQLSFVGDALPDMTLGLTNTFNMGRWDLSAFLTGSFGFKVYNNTANAIFLKGNLRNGRNVTKDIANSDESANNFGEASTRFLEDGDYLRLANLTLGYNVDPEMIGLGNALRGLRLSVTGQNLFVITDYTGFDPEVDTNKAINGVPSAGIDYTTYPRPRTVSFNVRLDF; encoded by the coding sequence ATGAATGGTATAAAGCTACATTTAAATACTTTTATCATTTCTGAAAAGCTGAATCAAACAGCTTCTGATCTCAAAATTCGTCAAGTACTAAAAAATGCTTTCCATGTCATTTTAGTATTGGCATTCTTATTTGGGTTCGGTTTAAGCTCACTTTCAGCACAGAATAGGGTAGAAGTTACAGGTACGATTACGGATGCTACGGATGGTTCCCCTTTACCGGGAGCCAGTATAATAGTATTAAATTCTGAAGAAGAAACCGGTTCAACGATAGGTACTACATCGGGAATTGATGGAACCTTCAGTCTTAGAGTTCCAGAAAATCTAAATACATTGACATTCTCATTTATTGGGTATGTTACTCAGGAAGTAACTATTGATGGAAGAACAGAAGTCAATGTGCAGTTAGAACCAGATATTGCAACTCTCGATGATATTGTTGTGGTAGGATATGGTTCTCAGCGACAAAGAGAAGCTACAGGCTCAGTCGTTTCGATTAGTGAAGCCGATTTTAACCAAGGCGTCATTTCCACACCCGAACAGTTACTACAGGGACGAACAGCAGGGGTACAAATAACCACAGCCAGTGGTGAACCTGGCGCAGGTTCTTCGATCCGAATACGAGGTACTTCTTCGGTTCGAAGTGGTAACCAACCACTTTTTGTGGTGGATGGTGTTCCTTTGGGCGGTGGAGAAACCACTCCTGGCGGAACTAATATTGGAGCGGGTGGACAGTCAGCAAGAAACCCTCTTAGTTTTCTTAATCCTAATGATATTGAGAGCATCAGTATTCTTAAAGATGCTTCTGCCGCAGCAATTTATGGAGCCAGGGGCGCCAACGGCGTTGTTCTGATTACCACAAAAACAGCTGCTGCCGGAGAACCTACGTTAACAGTTTCTTCAACAACAAGTATTAGTTCAGTCCGCAAGAAACTGGATTTGTTAAGTGCCGATGAATATGTAAGTGCAGCCGAAAGATCCGGTGCCGATCCGGCAGTGGTAGAGTTTGGAGGCGCCACTGACTGGCAGGATGAAATTTTCAGAACCGGAGTCTCTCAGGATTATTATATGGGATACGGAAACGGTACTGAAACGGGATCTTACCGATTATCTCTTGGTTATGCAGATCAGCAAAGTATTGTTGAGAGTGCTGCACAAGAGCGGCTCACCGCACGAGTAAATGCTACCCAGAGATTTCTGGATGATGTTATCGTGTTGGACATGAATTTAACCGGTACTCGTTTAAATGATGTGTATGCACCTGTTGGAACAGATGTTGGTTTTGAAGGAAACCTGATTGGTGCTGCATTGCAAGCGAATCCAACCCGACCGGTTTACAATTCTGACGGAACGTATTTCCAGTCATCCGATTTCCGAAACCCTGTTGCTATGCTCGAGTATATCGACAATAAATCTGAAACAAGCCAGATTTTAGCGAACCTTGCAGCAACAGTTAACCTGACCGATTGGCTGGCTTATAAATTGAATTTTGGATATGAAAATTCTGATGCTGTCAGAAGAATTGGTGTGAGTCCACAACTGGCTTTTCCCGCTATTCAGGAATCGGATGGGCGAGCTGTCATTGACAACTTATATGTAAACACCCAACTGATTGAGCATACATTAAACTTAAATCGCCCCATGTTAGGTGGAAATGTGGAAGCCTTAGCCGGTTTTTCATATCAGCGATTTGAACGAAGAGGAGATTGGCTTCAGGCGGAATATTTTACCACTGAAGAAATCCCTTTTGTTGATAATGTAGACGGTGTTAATAATGACGGAAGCAACAAAGCATTCCAAGCTTCATCATTCAGAAGTGTAGAAGAACTTCAGTCTTATTTTGGTCGTGTTGGTTATAACTATGACGACAGGTATATGTTAACGGCAAACCTCCGGGTTGATGGCTCTACAAAATTTGGGAAAAATAATAAATATGGAGTCTTTCCTTCACTTTCAGGTGCATGGAGAATTTCAAGTGAAGAATTCTTTGAGCCATTGTCAGATACCTTCAGTGATTTAAAACTGAGAGTTGGTTACGGAATTACCGGTAATCAGGAATTTCCGGGCCGGGTATCACTGGCTATTTTTGAAGCGAATAACGATGGTTCCATTACCCAGGTAAATAATCCAAATCCTGATATCCAGTGGGAAGAAACTGCACAATTAAGTGTGGGAGTGGATTTCGAAATATTCCAGGGGCGTTTTGGCGGATCTATTGATTACTTCAATAAGCAAACGGAAAATTTGATCATCCGTCAGGATTATGCACAACCGGCCGCTGTTGATTACCAATGGGTAAATCTGGACGGAACCGTTTTAAACGAAGGATGGGAATTTTCAGTCAATGCCTATGCTATTGACAAAGCGAACTTCACATGGCAGATTGATTACAACATGAGTTTCCTGAAAAACGAAGTTCAGAATCTTAGCACATTTGTTAACACAGGCCAGATTCACGGACAGGGACTTACAGGTGCATATGCCCAGCGAATTGCAGAAGGCCAGCCACTTTTCTCATTCTATATGAGAGAATTTGAAGGGTTTGATGAAAACGGTCTGGGAATATATGGAAATAACGAGCAGTTAAGCTTTGTAGGTGATGCTCTTCCGGATATGACCCTGGGCCTGACAAACACATTCAATATGGGACGATGGGATCTCAGTGCATTCCTTACAGGATCATTTGGATTCAAAGTTTATAACAATACAGCGAATGCCATTTTCCTTAAAGGTAATTTGAGGAATGGAAGGAATGTTACAAAAGATATTGCTAACAGCGATGAATCAGCCAACAACTTTGGGGAAGCGTCTACACGATTCCTGGAAGATGGAGATTATCTCCGACTTGCCAACCTAACTCTTGGTTATAATGTAGATCCCGAAATGATTGGTTTGGGAAATGCTCTTCGTGGACTTCGATTGAGTGTTACCGGCCAAAATTTGTTCGTCATTACAGATTACACCGGTTTTGATCCCGAGGTAGATACAAATAAAGCTATAAACGGAGTTCCTTCGGCAGGTATTGATTATACCACCTACCCAAGGCCGAGAACTGTGAGCTTTAATGTAAGGCTGGACTTTTAA
- a CDS encoding RagB/SusD family nutrient uptake outer membrane protein gives MFNKIKYIVYLLSAMLLVMAGCTDLTDTVEDGIGEESVDGGAAPIDNPTSALVGVYSQLNNLRGAGETFALMEHTSDEMMGPTRGTDWSDFGVWRQLHAHTWDPSHGQLLNAWNQLNSGVYRATQVIEASSASAQEVAEARFLRAYFMYYIMDFYGQVPFREPDAAADDIPSVYSRSEAFEFIIDDLTAARDALPNLSSGADAGQASQESVDFLMARLYLNKAVYLGSDAENPSAGPYTFENGDMDEVISRTQNIIDNPYTELTSYFDNFHWNNTNLSNELIFVIPEEEGGGSSFNHFYMTLHYNNSPSGCCNGFTTLGSFYNKFEDSDVRKGQYIPGMSQNGVLAGFLEGQQYGSFDGSIDNPGEPLNDRGGNPLVFTPEVDLFYSNERMGIRVIKYLIYYENPERPATDFVLFRYGDALLMKAEAHFRKGETGQALSIINDLREQRGASQLSNLDEQTILDERGRELYWEGWRRQDLVRFGAYTNEWEEKPASEGYRVLFPIPQRALDTNPNLVQNSGY, from the coding sequence ATGTTTAACAAAATCAAATATATAGTATACTTGCTTTCAGCGATGCTACTCGTGATGGCAGGTTGTACGGATTTAACAGACACTGTTGAAGACGGTATTGGAGAAGAGTCAGTTGACGGAGGAGCAGCACCGATTGATAATCCAACTTCTGCTCTTGTCGGAGTTTATTCTCAATTGAATAACCTTCGTGGTGCCGGAGAAACATTTGCCCTCATGGAGCACACATCAGACGAGATGATGGGCCCAACCCGCGGAACTGACTGGAGTGATTTCGGGGTTTGGAGACAGCTTCATGCACATACATGGGATCCATCTCACGGTCAACTTTTGAATGCCTGGAATCAACTGAATTCCGGTGTCTATAGAGCTACCCAGGTCATTGAAGCTTCGAGTGCATCCGCACAAGAAGTGGCCGAAGCCCGGTTCCTGCGAGCCTATTTCATGTATTACATCATGGATTTTTATGGTCAGGTGCCATTTCGTGAACCAGATGCCGCCGCAGATGATATACCTTCGGTTTATTCCAGAAGCGAAGCATTTGAATTTATTATAGATGATTTAACTGCAGCCAGAGATGCCCTGCCAAATCTATCATCCGGTGCAGATGCCGGGCAGGCTTCACAAGAATCAGTGGACTTTTTGATGGCCCGCTTGTATCTCAATAAAGCAGTCTACCTCGGTTCAGATGCAGAAAACCCTTCAGCTGGCCCTTACACATTTGAGAATGGAGATATGGATGAAGTAATTTCAAGAACACAGAACATTATTGATAATCCGTATACAGAATTAACCAGCTATTTTGACAATTTCCATTGGAATAATACAAACCTTTCTAACGAATTGATTTTTGTAATTCCGGAAGAAGAAGGTGGCGGAAGTTCATTCAATCACTTCTATATGACGCTGCACTATAATAATAGCCCAAGCGGTTGCTGTAATGGTTTTACTACCTTGGGAAGCTTTTATAATAAATTTGAGGACAGTGATGTGAGGAAAGGGCAGTACATCCCTGGAATGTCTCAAAACGGAGTATTGGCTGGATTTCTCGAAGGACAGCAGTATGGCAGTTTTGACGGAAGTATAGATAATCCGGGCGAACCGCTGAATGATCGTGGTGGAAATCCACTGGTGTTTACTCCTGAGGTTGATCTCTTCTATTCCAATGAGCGAATGGGAATTCGTGTAATCAAATACTTGATTTATTATGAGAATCCCGAACGACCAGCAACTGATTTCGTTCTGTTCAGATATGGAGATGCCTTGCTTATGAAAGCAGAAGCCCATTTCCGAAAAGGCGAAACAGGTCAGGCTCTTTCCATTATTAATGACCTTCGTGAACAGAGAGGTGCATCACAACTCAGTAACCTGGATGAACAAACCATTCTGGATGAACGTGGTCGTGAACTTTACTGGGAAGGATGGAGACGCCAGGATCTGGTACGATTCGGAGCCTATACTAATGAGTGGGAAGAAAAACCCGCGTCCGAAGGTTACAGAGTGCTTTTCCCGATACCTCAGCGAGCACTTGACACCAATCCAAATCTTGTTCAAAACAGCGGATATTAA